The Panicum virgatum strain AP13 chromosome 5K, P.virgatum_v5, whole genome shotgun sequence genome has a window encoding:
- the LOC120706768 gene encoding pectin acetylesterase 3-like produces the protein MMRGRRPSLPALVAVLVLVASCCCRAETSASPEDEVSGGGGRRRRVASVMVPITILNSAVSEGAVCMDGTPPAYNLDPGSGAGSRSWILNLEGGAWCNSVKTCRLSKGTGRGSSDHMDKEIAFTGIMSSSRAVNPDFYNWNRVKIRYCDGGSFAGDAYNKEAGIYFRGQRIWNAVIKHLLSIGMASADQVLLTGCSSGGLAVILHCDQLRAFFPPAAGSRQTTVKCLSDGGLYLDAMDISGGRSLRSYFGDIVALQGIPQSLPGSCTARLDATSCFFPQNIINDLKTPMFILNAAYDVIQISLSLAPDRADPSGSWRACKSNRSACNASQMNILQGFRDQMVSSVQGFSQSRSNGLFISSCFAHCQSEQLGTWNNVPGGSPTIQNKGIAKSVGDWYYNRAEVKAIDCRYPCDKTCHHIM, from the exons ATGatgagggggcggcggccgtcgcTCCCTGCTCTTGTtgccgtcctcgtcctcgtggccagctgctgctgccgcgcggAGACCTCGGCGTCGCCGGAGGACGAGGTGAGCGGCGgtggggggaggcggcggcgcgtggcgtcGGTGATGGTGCCCATCACCATCCTCAACTCCGCCGTCAGCGAGGGCGCCG TGTGCATGGATGGAACACCACCAGCTTACAACTTGGATCCTGGCTCTGGAGCAGGGAGCAGAAGCTGGATTCTGAACCTAGAG GGAGGCGCTTGGTGCAACAGCGTCAAGACGTGCCGGCTCAGCAAGGGGACCGGCCGGGGCTCGTCAGACCACATGGACAAGGAGATCGCCTTCACCGGCATCATGAGCAGTAGCCGAGCCGTCAATCCAG ATTTCTACAACTGGAACCGGGTGAAGATTCGCTACTGCGACGGTGGATCTTTTGCCGGCGATGCCTACAACAAG GAGGCTGGGATTTATTTCCGGGGCCAGCGAATCTGGAACGCTGTCATCAAGCACCTCCTCTCCATTGGGATGGCCTCTGCAGATCAG GTGCTGCTCACCGGCTGCTCCTCGGGTGGGCTGGCGGTGATACTGCACTGCGACCAGCTCCGCGCCTTCTTCccacccgccgccggcagccggcaAACCACCGTCAAGTGCCTCTCCGACGGCGGCCTCTACCTCGACGC CATGGATATCTCCGGAGGCCGCAGCTTGAGGTCCTACTTCGGCGACATCGTGGCCTTGCAGGGGATACCTCAGAGCCTGCCGGGGTCTTGCACCGCCCGTCTGGACGCCACATCA TGCTTCTTCCCCCAAAACATAATCAACGACTTGAAGACTCCGATGTTCATCCTAAATGCAGCATACGACGTCATTCAG ATTTCGCTGAGCCTGGCTCCGGATAGAGCTGATCCCAGCGGCTCTTGGCGAGCCTGCAAGTCCAACCGTTCAGCCTGCAATGCGTCCCAGATGAACATCCTGCAAG GTTTCAGGGACCAGATGGTATCATCTGTGCAGGGCTTCTCCCAATCCAGGAGCAACGGGTTGTTCATAAGCTCCTGCTTTGCCCACTGCCAGTCAGAGCAGCTGGGCACCTGGAACAATGTTCCAGGTGGCTCCCCCACCATTCAAAACAAG GGGATTGCGAAATCAGTCGGTGACTGGTACTACAATCGAGCTGAAGTGAAGGCGATCGATTGCCGCTATCCATGCGACAAAACTTGCCACCACATCATGTGA